GATGGCCCCGATGGGCAGGATGAGCACCGACCACTTGGCGATGATCCGGAACTCCATCCCGTAGGGCATGGGGGCATAGCGGGCCAGGATGGGCATGACCACGCAGGCCAGGAGCAGCACCTGGGGCAGGTGGACGGCGATGGGGTGCAGGTGCTGCTCCGTGATCAGGCGCCGCCGGTCCGAAATCTTCTTGTTGTAAGGCTCGAAGACCGTCCTCGGCAGGCCGCAGACCGGGCACACATCCCCGAGTTCCCCCTCTTCGGCAATGTAGTCGCAGGCACGGCACTTGAGATACGTCGCCACCGGCCACCTCCATTCATCATGATGATCATCGGGAGAGGGTATGATGTAAAAAAGAAATGAACACCGTCGGGCCAGGGATCGTGGTCCAAGAGCAGACGGTGATTTGCCGGGGGGAGTGTGATTTCCAACAGCATCGGCTATTGTCTCGGCGCCACCAGCATTGGGATGGTCGTCCTCGAGCAGGGACCCGAAGGGGTCCGGATCCAGGAGGCCAGCAGTCGTTCCCATGAGGGTGACCTGCCCGGCTGCTTCACAGGGCTCCTGGAGAAGGCCAGGGGTCAGCGCACCGCCATCACGGGCCGCAAGTTCAGGGGCAGAGTCCTGCTGCCCTCCATCTCGGAACCCGAGGCCGTCGAGCTGGCCTTCGGATTCGTGAAGGATCGCTACCCCGGAGTCCAGGCCATCGTGTCCGCCGGTGGCGAGTCTTTCATGGTCTACGAACTGGACCGCTCGGGGCGCATCTCCACGGTGCACACCGGCAACAAGTGCGCCTCGGGCACCGGGGACTTCTTCCTCCAGCAGCTCAAGCGCATGGGCCTGGGCATGGGCGAGGCCATGGGCCTGGGCGATGGCCAGAAGCCCTACCGCATCGCCAGCCGCTGCTCGGTCTTCTCCAAGAGCGACTGCACCCATGCCCTCAACAAGGGTGAACCCAAGGGCTCGGTGGTCTCGGGCCTCTGCCATATGATCGCCTCCAAGATCCTCGCCCTTCTCCAGAAGGCCAAGCTCCAGCGGGTGCTCTTCGTGGGCGGCGTAGCCCAGAATCCCCACGTGGTCACCTTCCTCCGGGAAGAACTCGAAGACGTCCAGGTCCCGGAGGAGGCCCCCTACTTCGAAGCCCTCGGCACGGCCCTCTGGGCCCTGGACCACGCGCCTGCATTCCAGGGCAGCAACGACATCTTCGC
The sequence above is drawn from the uncultured Holophaga sp. genome and encodes:
- a CDS encoding rubredoxin-like domain-containing protein → MATYLKCRACDYIAEEGELGDVCPVCGLPRTVFEPYNKKISDRRRLITEQHLHPIAVHLPQVLLLACVVMPILARYAPMPYGMEFRIIAKWSVLILPIGAIGAFCSGLLDGKVRFKKLSPPLLAMKIRVGISFMILCFADTAAYLILGFHGIGTWIMVVVSIIATACAIFLGRTGARMFSCILPG